GTGTTTTCTTGGTTGCGTTGTGCTTCGTCGATTTGGGCTTGGAGTCGTGGGATTTGGCCGTAGAGCAGGGGGGCTGCTTCGTCGAGTTTGCCGTCGCGCAGGAGGATGTCTGCTTTGATGCGCAGGTCATCGAGGGTGGCTTTGAGTTCGCCGACTTGGTTGAGTCCTGCTTTTTCGGCTTCCCAGCGGGCGTTGAGTGCGGCGAGTTGTTCGTTTTTGTCGGCTAGGTCGCTGCGTAGGCGGGCGAGGCGTTCTTTGGATGCGTCGTCGTCTTCGCGGGCGAGGTGGAGTTCTTCCATTTTGAGGCGGTCGACGTTGCGGCGCAGTTCGTCGATTTCTTCCGGTGAGGAGTCGATTTCCATGCGCAGGCGGGAGGCTGCTTCGTCGACCAGATCAATGGCTTTGTCGGGGAGTTTCCGGTTTTGGATGTAGCGGTTGGATAGAGCGGAGGCTGCTACGAGGGCAGAATCGGCGATAGCGACTTTGTGGTGGGCTTCGTAGCGTTCTTTGAGCCCGCGGAGGATGGCGATGGTGTCTTCGACGGTGGGTTCACCGACGAAGACTTGCTGGAAGCGGCGTTCGAGAGCTGCGTCTTTTTCGATGTGCTTGCGGTATTCGTCGAGTGTGGTGGCGCCGACCAGGCGTAGTTCACCGCGGGCCAGGAGTGGTTTAATCATGTTGCCGGCGTCCATGGCGCCTTCTCCGGACCCGCCAGCACCGACGATGGTGTGGATTTCGTCGATGAAGGTGATGAGGCGTCCTTCAGATCGGCGGATTTCGTCTAGGACGCTTTTGAGGCGTTCTTCGAATTCGCCTCGGTATTTCGCGCCGGCGACCATGGAGGATAGGTCTAGGGCGATAAGTTTCTTGTCGCGGAGGGATTCGGGGACGTCTCCGGCGACGATGCGTTGGGCTAGGCCTTCTACGACGGCTGTTTTCCCGACGCCGGGTTCACCGATGAGGACGGGGTTGTTTTTGGTGCGGCGGGAGAGGACTTGGATGACGCGACGGATTTCGGCGTCACGGCCAATGACGGGGTCGAGTTTCCCGGCGCGAGCGACTTTGGTGAGGTCGGTTCCGTATTTTTCGAGAGCGTTGAAGGTGTCTTCGCCTGATTCGGTGGTGACTTTGCCGCCGCCTCGCATCTGAGGGATGAGCTGGTCGATGGTTTCGGCTGCGAGGCCGAATTGGCCGGTGCGGGCGATGGCCAGGAGTAGGTGGTCGGTGGCGATGAAGGTGTCTCCCATTGATTCCATGATTTTTTGGGCTTGGTCGAGCATGCTCATGGCCGCGCGGGAGAGGTTGGGGTTGGCCAGGCTGCTACCGGAGGCTGTGGGAAGTTTGGCTAGTTCGCGTTCGGCGGTGGCGCGGGCGTCGCGCAGGGATGATCCGCTTGCATCGAGGAGCGGTCCGGTGGTGGTTTCGGGTTGTTGAGCCAGAGCGAGAAGGAAGTGAGCTGGCTCGATGTGGGGGTGTCCCGATGCCGCAGCGTTGCGAGTGGCGGCGGAGAAAGCTTCTTGGGCTTTTGTGGTGAGTTGAAGGTTCATGAGCGTTTGGCTCCTTCTGAGTGAAAGTTCTAGCCGCGCCACTTCTGCTCGGCCAGGTCCTTCTGCGCCTGGTGTTCTCAGAATAGCGCTCCTGTTGGCATCAACCTCAAGCAAGTTGCGTCTATTCCGCTCAACTTTGGTTTTTTTGTGATTCAGGCTCCACACGAACGCGGTGTGGCGCGGAGGTTTCCCTCCGCTCCACACCGCGTTCACCGCCACACGCCCCCTACTTAGACCGCTCCACTCACGAGTAGAACGAAGGCATACAGCACTCCTGCAGTTGCGGGGACAAGCCCCCAGAGATTTACGCGGAATCCGTCCCATTCTTCATCACGCATACAGACCCAAGAACGGTATGCGGCAATAACGAATGCGAGCATGAAAAAGATGACAGCGATTTTGGAAATACCGAGATAGTGCAAAATAGCCGCCAGTGCTACCACAGTTATCGGATAAAGCCATCCGTGTTGGTTTTCCTGGACTGCGTCCCTACTCATCACATTGTTTTCCACCGCGACCAAAACTCCCACAGCCTTCTTCAATTGAGAAATTCAATTACCGAGGATCTGACGCATAGATCCTTCGGAGGCTGCCTCTTGTGCCCTGCCCCGCATGCAACGACCCCACGCCACGCAGGCAGACACCCCCGACTTGACGTCAAACCTGGCAAAGAGGGGTTCAGTCTATCTAGTTCCCTTGCGGCTCATCAACGCTGCCGTCCCCCTACTCAGCGCACCTCACCCTGCACCAGCACTGCCGCGCACCTAGTCCGCCATTACCGTTACGCAACCCCACAAACACCCCTCCACCCGCGAATATCTGATTTCCAGTTCCCCAATGCGGAGAAAGCGCACCACCCACTAAGAACAGAAATACACCAAATTCCCATCCAGGTATCAGGATAAAAACAGGTTTTCTGCACAATGCCAGCTGTACCGAAAAAACACACCAACAAACAGATCAGAAATCTGCCATGAGCTGCCCCATCCCAGCATCAGCGAGATGGGGCAACTCCCCCACCCGTTCAGCGCACCCCCAAACCTCCAACAGGAAAAGCAGGCGCTTCATACGGCGTACCTTGGTAAACACAGTGGTTAAGCCAGTTCGCATAAAGAAGGAAGGCATGCGCTCGCCACGAGACAATCGGGTCACGCGTCGGATCATCGCCAGGGAAGTACCCATGCGGCGGACGAATAGACAACCCTCTGGCACGGTCCCGCTCCCATTCACCGCGCAGGGTGTCACGCTCGTACTCCGGGTGCCCCGTCACGTAGAACGCACGCCCATCCTTGCGACCTGCCAAGTAGAGACCGGCTTCATCGGACTCGGCAAGAATCTCCAGCTCATCCACAAGCGCAACATCGTCGGTACGCGTGGCCGTATGCCGAGAGTGCGGGGCAGGAAAGTATTCGTCGAACCCAGATAGCAGCGGCGAGGTTGGCTTCACAACACGGTGTTGAAACACCCCAAACATCTTCTCAGGGAGGTCGTATTTGGGGATTCCATAGTCGACATACAGGGCCGCCTGTGCACCCCAACAAATGTTTAACGTTGAATAAACGCTCTCTTTGGACCACGCGAGAACTTCAGTCAATTCACCCCAATAGTCCACCGCCTCGAAGGGCATTTTCTCCACTGGCGCACCAGTGATAATCAGACCATCGAACCACTCATCTTTGACCTGCGTGAACGTGCGATAGAACGCCCGCATATGTTCTGGCGGAGTGTTGCGGGTGTGGTGCGAGCTCATGTTGAGCAGAGAAATCTCTACCTGCAGTGGCGTGTTGCCCAGCAGGCGCAACAGGTGGGTTTCGGTATCGATTTTTAAAGGCATGAGGTTGAGGATCGCGATCCGCAGCGGACGGATGTCCTGGCGCGCGGCGCGCTCCTGGGACATAACGAACACGTTCTCTGCTTCGAGCACCCTGCGCGCTGGCAAGCTGTGCGGAATATTGACCGGCATCGTTCCCCCTCGACGATGCACCCCGTATCTCGGCGTGCAGTGGCATCCCCAGTGTTCTCATCGGTTGCGGAGTCATTTTCCCGCGATCTACGGGCCACTTCGAAACCACATGTGTTTCGCCTATTCCATCTTGCTTACCCCGTGGATGCAGTGGAGCCCGCCTCAAATGTTCGAGGCGGGCTCCACTAGGGCACATGGTGCGTGTGGTGTTATCGAGTGGGAGGCAGCTGCTCTCCGTCGCTGTCCGGGTTCCCCAAACGGCCTGGGTGCTCCTGAGCAACAGGCGGCTCCACTCGCGGCTGGGAGCCTGTGGCGGCGCGCTCTTCGTGCTCATCAAGATGGGCGCGTGTCTCGGCCAGCTCAGCTGCTTGTTCACGCTCGCGACGTTCCATTTGGCGACGCTCACGATGCGACTGATAGCGGCGCTTGGTTGCAAAAAACGCCATCCATACGCCCAACATCATGAGCAGCATCGCGATAGCGCCGAGAACAAACATGGTGGCCGGGGTGATTGACAACGTGTTGCTGAACAGGTCAACGGTCACGGCGGGTGCTGTCTCACCTGAGGCAGCCCACAGGCAAAAACCAGCGATGCCAAGGGCCAGAAACATGAGAACCGAACCGAGTACTGCCATACGTGTCTCCTTGCGGGGCTGAGCGGACAAACGACATATCCGCGAACGTGAGGTGGGCGATCGCGACCACAGTACCGACCTTCATGAGCAACATCGCAGACCCGCGGCCGTTTCTTGGCGCCGTTGTTGTGCTTTTGTTCAGACAGAGCTGAGGACCTCTTCGAACGCCAGGCGCTTGTTTCGTGGGTGGTATGAGGATGTTTCGGGGTAGCCGACGTTGGCGACGATGAGTGGTTCTACCCGCTCGTCTGGGAAGAATTCTTTTGCGATGGAGGGGAAGTCCGCGCCTGTCATTGGGGCCACGGCTAGCCCGGCAGCGCGCAACGCCACGATCCAGTAGGCGATCGACAAGGTGGCGTTCATGTGAGCTGTGGGGATTCTTCCTTGACGCCCGAGTTTTTCAAACATGGTGTGAGCGTCTTTGTAGGCGGGGAATTGTTCGGGCGCGTGTTCGTGGAAGTCTAGGTCGGCGGCGAAGATGAGCGTTAGCGGCGCGGTTCGTGTTTTTTCTTTGTTGCCGCCAGACATGTGCTCAACCAGTGCGTCCCGACGTTGTGGGGAACGTACTGCCATAACGCGCAGGGGCTGCAGGTTCATGGAGGTGGGGCCCCATTTTGCCAGCTCATAAACCTGGCGGAGTTGTTCGTCGGTGACTGGCTGGTCGGTGAATGCGTTGGGGGTGCGAGCTTGGCGGAACAGAAGGTCTTGTGCCGCCGGGTCAAGCTCAAAAACGGTTTGGGTCATCCCCCACCATAACTCCAGCTTTTTGAGTGCTCTGGCTGGTTGGTTACTGGCGGATCTAGGTGGGGGTAACTATCCAGCCCAGGAGTTACCTGCGTGGTTGGGTGGGGCACGCTCGAAAGTTGAGTTGTGGTGGTTGTGGGTGTGCTGTTGGAGGGTCAGTCGTTGTGTTCGGCGGGGACGGTGGTGACGTCTACGCCGCAGGAGCACAGTTCGGCGAGTGCTTCTTCGCTGATGTTGGCGTCAGTGAAGACGCGTCCGACGGCAGTGGGTGAGCATAGGTGAATTGGTGCGCGTGTTCCGAATTTGCTGGAGTCGGTGAGGACGACGATTTCTTCGGCTTGGGCTGCCATGGCGCGTACTGCTTCGGCGCGGGCGATGTCGCGGCCGCAAAAGCCGCGACCTGTATCGAATCCGTCGATGCCAATGAAGCATGAGGTGACGTGGAAGTTTCGTGCTGCTGCAGCGACGAGTGGACCCACCATCACTTGGGAGCGGGTTTGGTATTCGCCGCCGAGGACGATGATGTGGGGTGCGGTGGTGTCGCGGACGAAGTCGGCGATGAAGGTGGAGTTGGTGATGATGGTGATGTCACGGTCTGCAGCACAGAGTTCTTCGGCGAATAGCGCTGCGGTGGATCCTGATTCGACCAAAATAGTTTCGCCGTCGGGGACGGTCTGTGCTGCGGCTCGCGCGATTCGGGATTTCACTGTGAAACCGGAGGCGAGGCGGGCTCGTATGTCGTCGCCGGCGTTGGCGACGGCGGCTCCGTGTTCGCGGCATAGTAGGCCTTGTCGGGTGAGTTCGTCGAGGTCTTTGCGGACGGTGACTTGGCTGACGCCCAGGAGTGCTGCGAGTTCTCCGACTTCGATACGGCCTCGTTGGGTGACGATGTCTAGTGCGCGGTCACGGCGTCCATCAAGGCCTCGGGATGCGGAGGCCGTTGTGCCTCTTGTTCGCTCCATAGCAGAAGCATAAACTTTCGCTTGAAATCAAAATTGTTTCGAGTGCAGTGCCGTGTCGGTGGAGATGGGGTCACGACCACCGCCCTTACAGTGGCCGGCCCGGTAGGGAAAGGCACGTAATGACCGACACCATCAACGACCTGCCACCAATACCTGCTTCGGCAGCTCCCACCGATGTCAAGGCAGCAATCCGGGCTGCGAAACACGTCATCTGCGCTGAAATCGGCGATCCGCAGGCCGCGTACGCCGCGATGATGGCTCACCTACGCCCTGGCTTGGAAGAGATCATTGCTGCGCGGGACGCCGGGAAACCGGTATGGCCTGAACTGACGTACAGCCAGATCGCTACTGGAACAGTCAGTAATGCCGAACGTGCACTGATCCACGCGCGTGGCTGCCTTGTCATACGCGGCCATTTCTCCCCAGAGCAAGCTCTGGACTGGGATGCCCAGCTCGAGGAATATGTCGACTCCAATAATTTCGCTGGCATCTACCGCGGCGCTGGAGACAACTTTTTCGGGAATACCTCTGCCTCTAAACCTGCGATATACCCCATCTACTGGTCTGTTCCGCAAATGCAGGCGCGTCAGTGCGAGCGCATGGCCACTGCCCAGTCGTTCCTCAACCGCTTGTGGACCTACGAGTCTGCGGGGACACGATGGTTCGATCCGGACTGCAGCATCATCTATCCCGATCGCATCCGTCGCCGTGCTCCTGGCACTGATAACGGCGGCTTGGGCGCCCACTGTGATTCCGGATCGCTTGAACGTTGGCTGCTGCCTGCCTACCGGCGGGTGTATGCCGACCTGTACAGCGGTCATCCTGAGAATTACGACCCGTGGAACGCTGCCCACCGGACACAGATACACGAATATGAAGGCGGCACCACTAAATGCTCAGTGTTCCGCACTTTCCAGGGGTGGACAGCTCTATCTGACATGCGCAATGACCAGGGTGTACTCCACACTGTGCCTATTCCTGAGGCGTTGGGCAGTGTCTTGTTGCGGGCGCTGTTGCCAGATGTTGCTGATGACGAGCTCTGTGGTGTTGAACCCCGCATGGTTTTGGCTGTTCTTCAAAAGTGGCATCCGGAGCTTCATGCCGCGTTGACTCCTATCCCTGATCTGCGTGCTGGGGATTCGGTGTGGTGGCACGCTGACCTCATCCACTCTGTCGCTGCAGTGCAAAACCAAGTTGGTTGGGGCAACGTCATGTACATTCCTGCTGCCCCGCTGTGCGAGAAAAACATCATCTATGCCCGCCATACCTACCGCGATTTTCTTGCTGGTCGTTCACCACGTGATTTCCCGGCCGAGCATTACGAAACGAATTGGTCTGGCAGGTTCACCGCCGATCAGCTCACTGCGCTCGGGCGACGCGCTTTTGGCCTGGAGCACGAGTGAGGAGGCTGTCACTGGGTGAGGTGTGCGGGCAGCGTTGATCCGAAAGGATTTTTTCTTCGATAGGCGCACACCTGGCAGAGTCCACCTGCATCGATAGGCGTGGGGGCGCAGCAACGCACGCACGCAGTCACTGCCTGTTGGGCAACGGGCAGGACTCCTCCCCGTAGTTGATCACTCCAGCGGGCGTGCCGACGCACCGTGAGCACGTGGGATGGGCAGGCCTGGACGCAGTGACGGCATCCAGAGCAGGCCCCGATGCTCTCGGTCAACACTGCGGTTCCCTCGCCAACAACCTGCAGGTCTAGGGCTTTTTCCGGGCAGGTTCGTACGCAGGTGCCGCACGCATTGCATCCGGGAGCCGCCAGCATCACTGCTGGGGCAGCGGTGGCGGCCGCGGCCGCGGCGTCGGGCAGTCGCTGCCCGGTGGTTTCATGCAAGTTCATAAGAGCGGTGATGAGGTCGTTGTGCTCGGATGCTTGTGGGTGGGGCAGAGCGCTCTGGGCTGGTGCGCCAACGAGGGTGCGGCGCGAGACCGGCATGGATTTGCCTTCGAGCAGCGGTATCGGCGGGGTGGGGCGGCTGGTGGCAGGTGGCAGTGATGTCCACACCTGGAGCAAAGGTGTGCCTGGAATTTTCTGCTCTGTTTCGGGCGAGGTGGTGTTTGTGTCACGCATGAGGGCCAGGAGGTCATTCATTCGTGCATGCACTTGGTCAGGGCGAGTGCATCCGTCGATGAGCAGGCGCACGCCGGCTGCGCCATCGGCCAGGATGTGCACCACCTGGCTGCGGCGCACGTGGGCTAGGCATCCTGGTGCCCGGATGACAACCGCTTCTGGGCGGGCACGGGTAACCGCATATGCGGTGTCGTGCGGGTGTGGATGTTCTGCACATATCAGCACCACTTCAATTCCGGCTGATCTGCTTTGTAGCCACTGTCGTACTGCACCGAGTTCTGTCGTCGCAGCAGCAGGAGCTTGCGGGGTGGTGTGCAGGGTTGGCATCACAGTGGCCTGCTGGGCTGTAGGAGGGCTGGGGCTGCGTCCAGGAGTGCAGCGGTGGCAGCGGCCACTGCTCGGTAAAAGGTGGTGTGGGCGCGGGCGCGCACTAGTGCACAAAAGTCTGGAGCCCACGGCAGCAGGTGGGTGGCGGTGAATTGGCGAGCGCCTTGAGCGTAGATGGCTGCGGACTGGGTGTCACCTTCTTCTAGGCAGTCTGATGCCCATGTGGCTAGGGTCGCGAGGAACTCTAGTTCGAGGCCGATGTGGTCATCGGGTTCTTTGCCTTGTCGGGGTGCGCTGAGCCCATAGTGCTGATACCAGGCGCGCACATCGAGGGTTTCTGGTTCGAACAGCAACCCTTCGGCAGATGTGTGTACTGATTCGTAAGAGGCGGCTTCCATACGTCCCGGGCCAACGAACAGGCGCTGGTGATCGGCGGCTACGGCGTCTACGTCATGCGGACCGGCGAGGTCGTGTAGTGCTGCCTGGCTTGATGCGTCTGTAGGCGGTAGTGGCCAGGTGTGTGGGAGGTCTTCGGCGTGGAGGTTCTCCAGAACGTCAGCGCCAGCTGGTGCCAGGAACCAGCGAGATAGGGGTGTTGCTGTGGCGGCGAGCTGGATCAGGTTCTCAAAGGCAGGTGGGGCGGGCAGCGGCCCTGTGGGGGTGTCTGAGCCGAGGGCTGGCCAGGGTAGCGGTGTCGGGGGATTCATATCCCGACCCGGAACATCGAGGTGTAGAACTGCGATCGGGCGATGAACTCGGCAACGAACACGAGGACGAACGCGACAGTCATGACCAGTGCAACCTGCTCAGTGTGCCCCCATTGGAGCTGTGCTTTCGAGGTGAGAGTGTCTCCTCCTGATGAATAAGTTCCTGTCTTGGGGTCTGCCAGGCGGAAAAGGAACAGTCCGAGCAGCCCTGCCCCTAGAACAGTCATCGTGAATCGGACGATGGCTGCTGCTCCGGTATAGGCCTGTGCGCTGTTCAGAGCGATCTGTGTGGGTTCAACTGTCAATAGGTGCGTGAAGATAAGCACGTACCAAGCGATTTGTAGAACGAGTAGCACGATCCCGGCGACAGCGATGCCACGCAGGCAGCTGAGAATGAGGCGAGTGCCTGCTTCGGAAGTGGCTTTGCCGCCGAGGCGTTCAACGATTGACAGGTGGGCCCGTGTGCGGGAAATCTCTTCCAGGCGAGTCACCATGGGGCTGCTATACATTCCGCGGCGACGCAGCATCGTGACCGTAACGAATGCGGTACCGATAGCGAAGGCACCCAACAGCAGTGTTGTTGTAGCGAATTGAGCGAACGTCAACCATGTGGCCCATACCGGAACCGTGGGCAAAGAGATATAAACCATGCTCATCGAAATGATGAGCAGCACCCCACAGGTCGCGGCAACGAATGCGAGCACTTGCCGTACTGCGGCTGACCCGATTCGGAAAAGTTGGCAGGCTGTGTAGAGGAAGCCTGTGCCGGCGAATAGCATGCCCGAGACGATTTCTCGGCTCAGCCACGATGTTTCTAGGTGTCGGAACACATTGAAGACGTGGAATACGTCGTTCATGTGGAACATGGAGGCTCCTAGCCCAAGGAGCAGAGTTGCTCCGACAGCTAGTACGGCTGGATCGCTGATTTCTTCGACTGCGTGGGTGTCGTAGCCGCGTAGCCGGGCAACGGTGTTGATCACGCCGAGCACGATGAACGCGCCCACGGACATCTGTGCCAGGACGGTGAACGTGATCATGGGCAGTTCGTGCATGTTCATCGGTTCAGATCTCCTCGAGGTTGGCTATCTCACCGGTTCCGGCGTTCCATTCCTGCGCGTTCTTGTGAGGTTTGACAACGAGGTTGGGGCGGGTGGTCGAGGGGTCGGGCAGGGGCGCGGTGGCCATGCCTGGCCCGAATTTCTTTTTCAGTTCGCTGATTTCTCCCCATGCCAATGCTCGGGATGGGCAGGCTGCCACGCAGGCGGGGTCTTTGCCTGCTTGGCGGTAGTCGTAGCAGCCGTCGCATTTGCTCATGTGGCCGCTTTCGGCGTTGAACTGGGGCGCCGAGTAGGGGCAGGCCCATTCGCAGTATCGGCAGCCGACGCATTTGCTTGCTTCGACGTAGACGATGCCGTCTTGGCGCACTGTCATGGCAGTGGTTGGGCAGACTTCAACGCAGATCGGGTCGGCGCAGTGGTTGCACGAAATTGAGGTGTAGTAGGAGAACACGTTAGGGGTGAGCGTTTCGCCTTGTCTGGACCAGCTTCCCCCGGTGTATTCCACAACTCGTCGCCATTTCACGCCTATGGGCAGGCTGTGTTTGTCTTTGCAAGCGATTTGGCACGCCTTGCAGCCGTTGCAGGCGCTCTGGTCGAACGCGAATCCCTGCATGAGAGGCCTCTTTTTCTTTCAGTGCTGCGGTTTTAGACGGGGGCGCCGTAGCGCGGCGATGGTGCACCGGCTTGTGCTGGCGCATCGGTGGCTTTAGCGACTTGGGCCAGCACTGTGTGCTGGGCGTTGCCTTTGGCGTAGGGGGTACGGTGCATGCTGGTCAGGACGTTGACGGCGCCGCCGTGGTCGGTTCCGTCTGGTCCGCGTTCCAGCCAAGCGCCTTGGGGAACGCTGAGGACGCCGGGCATGATCCGTGGGGTCACCATGACGCGGAGGGTGATTTTTCCGCGGTCGTTCCACACTGCGATGCGGTCATCGGTTTTGATGCCGCGCTCGGCTGCATCCAGCGGGTTCATCCACGCTTTCTGTGGGTGGGCTTCGCGGTTGTTGGCGAGGTTTCCGTAGGTGGAGTGGGTGCGGCCTTTGAAGTGGTGACCGATGACTTGAAGCGGGTAGCGCTTGTCTGTCTTCGCGGCGGTCGCGCCCTCCCAGGTGTCGATGTGCATTGGGATGGCGGTGATGATGTCGCCGGGCAGTCGCGGCTCGGGGAAAGTCCAGGTTTTCGCCATTTCCCATAGTTGGGTGGAGAAGATCTCGATTTTCCCTGATGGGGTGGGAAGTTTGTTTTTTTCGGGGTCTTCGCGGAAGTCTTTGAGCGCTACGGTCATGCCCTCGGGGTTGTGGTAGCGGTGTACGCCTTTCTTACGGAGGGTGTCGAAGTCAGGGAAGTCGGGGTGTTCTTTGACTGTTTCGGCTTGCATGTGCCGAGCCCATTCTTCGAGGGTGCGGCCCTCGGTGAATTGTTTTTCGATGCCCATCCGCTTAGCGATCTCGGTGCACATTTCGTAGGCGGGTTTGGAGTCAAAGAGTGGCTCGATGGCTTTCTCCGCCATGATCAGGTAGGCCATGTCGCCGGTGTATTCGCTGGGAACAAGGTCCCAACGTTCTGCTGTGGTGGTGTCTGGCAGGACGAGGTCGGCCAGGTGCGCCGAGGCCGTCATCTGGTTATCAACAACGCAGATGAACTCTGCAAGTGACTCGTCGGTAAGGATTTTTTTGGTGCGGTTGATGTCGCCGTGTTGGCTGGCGAGCATGTTGCCGCCGTAGGACAGGATGAACTTAATGTTCGATTTCAGGCGTTCACCGCCGCGTACGCCATCTGAGATGGCAGTCATTTCGGTACCGCGGGTGATGGCATCGGTCCAGCTGTAGAAGCTGATTGAGGTTTTGACGGGGTTGTCGCCGTCGGGGAACCACTTCGTGACGGGCCAGTAGTAGCCTTCGCGTCCGCCGGTACCGCCGCCGGGGATGCCGACCTGGCCAATCATGGCGGCAAGGGTGTAGATGGCGCGGGCTTGGTTCTCGCCGTTGGCGTGGCGTTGAGGTCCCCAGCCTTGGGTGATGTTGGTTGGTTTGGTGGTGGCGACTTCCCGAGCGAACGCGATGATGGTCTGTTCGGGGACGCCGGTGATTTTCGCGGCCCAGGCTGGGGTTTTGGGGGTTTTGTCTGGCCCTTTGCCCAGGATGTAGCTCTCGTAGGAGTTTCCTTCGGGGATGCCTTCGGGCATGTGGTCTTCGTCGAAGCCTTGGCAGTAGGTGTCAAGGAATTCTTTGTCGTGAAGCTTCTCGGTGATCATCACGTGTGCCATCCCGGCCACGAGGGCGGCGTCGGTGCCTGGGCGAGGGGCGATCCACTGATCAGCCAG
This region of Dermatophilus congolensis genomic DNA includes:
- a CDS encoding YbiU family protein codes for the protein MTDTINDLPPIPASAAPTDVKAAIRAAKHVICAEIGDPQAAYAAMMAHLRPGLEEIIAARDAGKPVWPELTYSQIATGTVSNAERALIHARGCLVIRGHFSPEQALDWDAQLEEYVDSNNFAGIYRGAGDNFFGNTSASKPAIYPIYWSVPQMQARQCERMATAQSFLNRLWTYESAGTRWFDPDCSIIYPDRIRRRAPGTDNGGLGAHCDSGSLERWLLPAYRRVYADLYSGHPENYDPWNAAHRTQIHEYEGGTTKCSVFRTFQGWTALSDMRNDQGVLHTVPIPEALGSVLLRALLPDVADDELCGVEPRMVLAVLQKWHPELHAALTPIPDLRAGDSVWWHADLIHSVAAVQNQVGWGNVMYIPAAPLCEKNIIYARHTYRDFLAGRSPRDFPAEHYETNWSGRFTADQLTALGRRAFGLEHE
- the clpB gene encoding ATP-dependent chaperone ClpB → MNLQLTTKAQEAFSAATRNAAASGHPHIEPAHFLLALAQQPETTTGPLLDASGSSLRDARATAERELAKLPTASGSSLANPNLSRAAMSMLDQAQKIMESMGDTFIATDHLLLAIARTGQFGLAAETIDQLIPQMRGGGKVTTESGEDTFNALEKYGTDLTKVARAGKLDPVIGRDAEIRRVIQVLSRRTKNNPVLIGEPGVGKTAVVEGLAQRIVAGDVPESLRDKKLIALDLSSMVAGAKYRGEFEERLKSVLDEIRRSEGRLITFIDEIHTIVGAGGSGEGAMDAGNMIKPLLARGELRLVGATTLDEYRKHIEKDAALERRFQQVFVGEPTVEDTIAILRGLKERYEAHHKVAIADSALVAASALSNRYIQNRKLPDKAIDLVDEAASRLRMEIDSSPEEIDELRRNVDRLKMEELHLAREDDDASKERLARLRSDLADKNEQLAALNARWEAEKAGLNQVGELKATLDDLRIKADILLRDGKLDEAAPLLYGQIPRLQAQIDEAQRNQENTETPEPMLKEEVTYDDIAEVIAAWTGIPTGRLLQGETEKLLHMEDHIGQRLIGQHKAVAAVSDAVRRSRAGIADPDRPTGSFLFLGPTGVGKTELAKSLADFLFDDEHAMVRIDMSEYSERHAVARLIGAPPGYVGYEEGGQLTEAVRRRPYCVILLDEVEKAHPETFDILLQVLDDGRLTDGQGRTVDFRNAILVMTSNLGSQYLLEDALTDDAKHDAVMGAVRAAFKPEFVNRLDEVVIFEPLNTEELGNIVDLQVNSLAARLKDRRIILEVSDAAREWLALTGYDPAFGARPLKRLVQKEIGDPLARLILAGEVRDGQCVLVDSDPNNEFNGLVLLPQPRETTPTNPTAEDDVVDAEIVEDRAIEQ
- a CDS encoding dimethyl sulfoxide reductase anchor subunit family protein → MNMHELPMITFTVLAQMSVGAFIVLGVINTVARLRGYDTHAVEEISDPAVLAVGATLLLGLGASMFHMNDVFHVFNVFRHLETSWLSREIVSGMLFAGTGFLYTACQLFRIGSAAVRQVLAFVAATCGVLLIISMSMVYISLPTVPVWATWLTFAQFATTTLLLGAFAIGTAFVTVTMLRRRGMYSSPMVTRLEEISRTRAHLSIVERLGGKATSEAGTRLILSCLRGIAVAGIVLLVLQIAWYVLIFTHLLTVEPTQIALNSAQAYTGAAAIVRFTMTVLGAGLLGLFLFRLADPKTGTYSSGGDTLTSKAQLQWGHTEQVALVMTVAFVLVFVAEFIARSQFYTSMFRVGI
- a CDS encoding TorD/DmsD family molecular chaperone, producing the protein MNPPTPLPWPALGSDTPTGPLPAPPAFENLIQLAATATPLSRWFLAPAGADVLENLHAEDLPHTWPLPPTDASSQAALHDLAGPHDVDAVAADHQRLFVGPGRMEAASYESVHTSAEGLLFEPETLDVRAWYQHYGLSAPRQGKEPDDHIGLELEFLATLATWASDCLEEGDTQSAAIYAQGARQFTATHLLPWAPDFCALVRARAHTTFYRAVAAATAALLDAAPALLQPSRPL
- a CDS encoding DeoR/GlpR family DNA-binding transcription regulator produces the protein MERTRGTTASASRGLDGRRDRALDIVTQRGRIEVGELAALLGVSQVTVRKDLDELTRQGLLCREHGAAVANAGDDIRARLASGFTVKSRIARAAAQTVPDGETILVESGSTAALFAEELCAADRDITIITNSTFIADFVRDTTAPHIIVLGGEYQTRSQVMVGPLVAAAARNFHVTSCFIGIDGFDTGRGFCGRDIARAEAVRAMAAQAEEIVVLTDSSKFGTRAPIHLCSPTAVGRVFTDANISEEALAELCSCGVDVTTVPAEHND
- a CDS encoding malonic semialdehyde reductase; translated protein: MTQTVFELDPAAQDLLFRQARTPNAFTDQPVTDEQLRQVYELAKWGPTSMNLQPLRVMAVRSPQRRDALVEHMSGGNKEKTRTAPLTLIFAADLDFHEHAPEQFPAYKDAHTMFEKLGRQGRIPTAHMNATLSIAYWIVALRAAGLAVAPMTGADFPSIAKEFFPDERVEPLIVANVGYPETSSYHPRNKRLAFEEVLSSV
- a CDS encoding 4Fe-4S dicluster domain-containing protein, which gives rise to MPTLHTTPQAPAAATTELGAVRQWLQSRSAGIEVVLICAEHPHPHDTAYAVTRARPEAVVIRAPGCLAHVRRSQVVHILADGAAGVRLLIDGCTRPDQVHARMNDLLALMRDTNTTSPETEQKIPGTPLLQVWTSLPPATSRPTPPIPLLEGKSMPVSRRTLVGAPAQSALPHPQASEHNDLITALMNLHETTGQRLPDAAAAAATAAPAVMLAAPGCNACGTCVRTCPEKALDLQVVGEGTAVLTESIGACSGCRHCVQACPSHVLTVRRHARWSDQLRGGVLPVAQQAVTACVRCCAPTPIDAGGLCQVCAYRRKNPFGSTLPAHLTQ
- a CDS encoding homoserine O-succinyltransferase, whose protein sequence is MPVNIPHSLPARRVLEAENVFVMSQERAARQDIRPLRIAILNLMPLKIDTETHLLRLLGNTPLQVEISLLNMSSHHTRNTPPEHMRAFYRTFTQVKDEWFDGLIITGAPVEKMPFEAVDYWGELTEVLAWSKESVYSTLNICWGAQAALYVDYGIPKYDLPEKMFGVFQHRVVKPTSPLLSGFDEYFPAPHSRHTATRTDDVALVDELEILAESDEAGLYLAGRKDGRAFYVTGHPEYERDTLRGEWERDRARGLSIRPPHGYFPGDDPTRDPIVSWRAHAFLLYANWLNHCVYQGTPYEAPAFPVGGLGVR
- a CDS encoding DUF1049 domain-containing protein encodes the protein MAVLGSVLMFLALGIAGFCLWAASGETAPAVTVDLFSNTLSITPATMFVLGAIAMLLMMLGVWMAFFATKRRYQSHRERRQMERREREQAAELAETRAHLDEHEERAATGSQPRVEPPVAQEHPGRLGNPDSDGEQLPPTR